Proteins co-encoded in one Deltaproteobacteria bacterium genomic window:
- the ruvB gene encoding Holliday junction branch migration DNA helicase RuvB translates to MEKRPLDGSIFPEEYSMDLSLRPRRIDEYIGQKKIVENINLYIQAAVKRGETLDHVLISGPPGLGKTTLAHIIANEMRIPIQTTTGPAIEKKGDLAAILSNLEQSQVLFIDEIHRLSPAIEEILYSAMEDFFIDVVIGQGPSARTIKLAIPPFTLIGATTKTGLLTSPLRDRFGVVLRLEYYTPEDLVMIILRSAGVLGIEIDREGAYEIAKRSRGTPRVANRLLKRVRDYAEIMEDGKISVKSAGMGLDLMDIDSSGLDMMDRKILSVIIDNFSGGPVGIETIAASVSEEKDTLEDVYEPYLIQRGFINRTPRGRVATKLGYRHLKRKLPPSSEQEDLL, encoded by the coding sequence ATGGAGAAAAGACCTTTAGACGGGAGCATTTTTCCGGAAGAATACAGCATGGACCTGTCACTTCGACCGAGACGGATCGACGAGTACATCGGGCAGAAAAAGATCGTCGAGAACATCAATCTCTACATACAGGCTGCCGTGAAAAGAGGGGAAACCCTCGACCACGTGCTGATTTCGGGCCCGCCCGGATTGGGAAAGACGACGCTCGCCCACATAATAGCGAACGAGATGAGGATTCCCATTCAGACCACAACCGGCCCGGCAATAGAGAAGAAAGGGGATCTTGCAGCTATTCTGTCGAACCTTGAACAGAGTCAGGTTCTTTTCATCGACGAGATCCACAGACTATCCCCTGCGATTGAAGAGATACTCTATTCAGCAATGGAGGATTTTTTTATCGATGTCGTCATCGGGCAAGGCCCATCGGCCCGGACGATAAAACTCGCCATCCCGCCTTTTACCCTCATAGGGGCTACAACCAAGACGGGCCTCCTGACATCGCCACTTCGTGACCGGTTTGGGGTGGTACTGAGGCTGGAGTACTATACCCCCGAAGACCTGGTAATGATCATTCTCAGGTCAGCGGGGGTTCTCGGGATAGAAATAGACAGGGAAGGAGCTTACGAGATTGCGAAAAGGTCGAGGGGGACCCCACGGGTGGCGAACCGTCTCCTGAAAAGGGTAAGGGATTACGCAGAGATAATGGAAGATGGCAAAATCAGCGTAAAATCTGCGGGAATGGGCCTTGACCTGATGGATATAGATTCCTCGGGGCTCGATATGATGGACAGGAAAATCCTGTCCGTGATCATAGACAATTTTTCCGGTGGTCCCGTTGGCATCGAGACGATAGCCGCAAGCGTGAGCGAGGAAAAGGATACACTGGAGGACGTGTATGAACCGTACCTCATTCAAAGGGGGTTCATAAACAGGACCCCGAGGGGCAGGGTTGCGACAAAACTCGGTTATCGCCACCTGAAAAGGAAGTTGCCCCCTTCCTCTGAGCAGGAAGATCTTTTGTGA
- a CDS encoding DUF2905 family protein yields MDFHWLGRLLATAGILLFIVGVLLMFFPKIPLLGKLPGDIYIRRENFTFYFPITTCILLSILLTLILLIFKK; encoded by the coding sequence ATGGATTTCCACTGGCTTGGCAGACTCCTGGCGACGGCGGGCATCCTGCTCTTCATCGTCGGCGTCCTGTTGATGTTTTTCCCGAAGATTCCCCTCCTGGGAAAGCTTCCCGGGGATATTTACATCAGGCGGGAAAATTTCACCTTTTACTTCCCCATCACCACCTGTATTCTTCTCAGTATCCTCTTAACCCTCATTCTCCTGATTTTCAAAAAATGA
- the lpxC gene encoding UDP-3-O-[3-hydroxymyristoyl] N-acetylglucosamine deacetylase, giving the protein KILKLDTGALIPVDFNYVVDTMYSTVVGTKDGETVSTIEHFMAALYAMEVDNCIIKVDGPEMPILDGSAHPIAEKILDAGLTDLEQERVSVAIRGDCQPLHLDSSSITLMPSEGFTMDVVVDFPGTLIGMQDITFSLTPENFLNHIAPARTFVLKEQIETLWSMGLALGGSLENAVVVDGFKVLNKEGLRFSDEFVRHKLIDLIGDFSLLGRRLKGHISAHKPGHTINSLAIKQISKQISSLSGVEHSPQATLALENTIF; this is encoded by the coding sequence AAGATTTTGAAACTCGATACGGGAGCCCTTATCCCCGTCGACTTCAACTATGTCGTCGACACGATGTATTCGACCGTTGTGGGGACGAAAGATGGCGAGACGGTCAGCACGATAGAGCACTTCATGGCGGCACTATATGCCATGGAAGTCGACAACTGCATCATAAAAGTTGACGGTCCCGAAATGCCCATCCTGGATGGGAGCGCACATCCCATAGCCGAGAAGATCCTCGATGCAGGCTTGACTGATCTTGAACAGGAGCGCGTATCGGTCGCGATAAGGGGCGATTGCCAACCCCTTCATCTTGACTCCTCCTCGATCACCCTGATGCCATCAGAGGGGTTTACCATGGATGTGGTCGTCGATTTTCCAGGAACACTGATTGGAATGCAGGACATAACCTTTTCCCTGACTCCGGAAAACTTTCTGAACCATATAGCGCCTGCACGCACCTTCGTGCTGAAAGAGCAGATCGAGACCCTCTGGTCGATGGGTCTTGCTCTCGGCGGCTCACTCGAAAATGCGGTGGTGGTCGATGGGTTCAAGGTTCTCAACAAGGAGGGGCTCAGGTTTTCCGATGAGTTCGTGAGACATAAATTGATAGACCTCATAGGAGATTTTTCCCTCCTCGGCAGGCGGCTGAAGGGCCACATCAGTGCCCATAAGCCGGGCCACACCATAAACAGCCTAGCTATCAAACAGATTTCCAAGCAAATTTCATCTCTTTCCGGTGTCGAGCATTCTCCGCAAGCGACACTTGCGCTGGAAAACACCATCTTCTAA
- a CDS encoding DUF4390 domain-containing protein — MRKIKVAVFTAILLILPHFPASSQPDENLKIVIEEGIVEGDAATLSFRISNPYSPELMEIIKSGIEVKFEYEILIRRVHKNWFNRTVGEENILRKIMYDPLADEFVVEDGTGKGKKFFRTLHAAAMAFFSFHDLRVLLSPVSVSGKKYEVSVRAQLEDLDVTGIFKFIPFVSNWFRVKTDWARLRVKAR; from the coding sequence TTGCGGAAAATAAAAGTAGCTGTTTTTACTGCTATATTGCTGATTCTCCCCCATTTCCCTGCTTCTTCCCAGCCCGATGAGAACTTGAAGATCGTGATCGAGGAGGGTATCGTCGAAGGGGATGCTGCAACGCTTTCTTTCCGTATTTCCAACCCCTATTCCCCCGAGTTGATGGAGATCATAAAGAGCGGTATCGAGGTAAAGTTTGAATACGAAATCTTGATCAGGAGAGTGCACAAGAACTGGTTCAATAGAACTGTCGGAGAAGAAAATATCCTGAGAAAAATCATGTATGACCCTCTGGCGGACGAGTTTGTCGTTGAAGACGGGACCGGTAAGGGGAAAAAATTTTTCAGAACCCTGCACGCAGCTGCAATGGCATTCTTCAGCTTTCACGATCTCCGGGTGCTGCTCTCTCCCGTTTCCGTGAGCGGGAAGAAGTACGAAGTATCCGTTCGGGCCCAGCTCGAAGACCTTGATGTTACCGGAATATTTAAATTCATACCCTTTGTCTCAAACTGGTTTCGCGTAAAGACCGACTGGGCGAGATTGCGGGTAAAAGCGAGGTGA